A genomic stretch from bacterium includes:
- a CDS encoding YceI family protein, which produces MKRRILVLFAVVAFALSASAAVAAEWQFDATHTSLGFKVKHLALASVSGVFEDFTGTLDWDGKMDAGKVTLTIDAASINTRNEKRDQDLRENFFDVAKYPKITFESTKVQKVSDDTAKVTGNLTIRGVTKPVTLDVTKLGYVEKDPWGMTRAAFHVEGSISRKDFGVKSGNAMSDAAVGDEIKFDIDTETTKK; this is translated from the coding sequence ATGAAACGGCGAATTCTGGTTTTGTTTGCGGTGGTGGCGTTTGCGCTGTCCGCGTCCGCGGCGGTGGCGGCCGAGTGGCAGTTCGACGCAACGCACACGTCCCTGGGCTTCAAGGTGAAGCACCTGGCGCTGGCGTCGGTGTCCGGCGTGTTCGAGGACTTCACCGGCACCCTGGACTGGGATGGCAAGATGGACGCGGGCAAGGTGACGCTGACCATCGACGCCGCCAGCATCAACACGCGCAACGAGAAGCGCGATCAGGATCTGCGCGAGAATTTCTTTGATGTGGCCAAGTACCCGAAGATCACGTTCGAGAGCACGAAAGTCCAGAAGGTCAGCGACGATACGGCCAAGGTGACGGGCAACCTGACGATCCGGGGTGTCACGAAGCCGGTGACGCTCGATGTCACGAAGCTCGGCTACGTCGAAAAGGATCCGTGGGGCATGACGCGCGCGGCGTTTCACGTCGAAGGGTCGATCAGCCGCAAGGATTTCGGCGTGAAGTCGGGCAATGCGATGTCCGATGCGGCCGTCGGCGACGAAATCAAATTCGACATCGATACCGAGACGACCAAAAAGTAG